A region from the Thermanaeromonas toyohensis ToBE genome encodes:
- a CDS encoding ADP-ribosylglycohydrolase family protein has product MLKQYFTVELEKYLGCLWGLALGDAMGMPTEFLTPEEIASRFGGKVQELREPLVSHPRAGCPAGAVTDDTGQAIALAKALITYQRLTPELVANALVQWAIEVDAFGKGFLGPSTAYALKALQKGATPAEAGRQGKTNGGAVRIAPVALVFSDNWQLLMEQTAIACLPTHGTTLAISAAAAVSAAIAAALVPGASVEDVLKAARLGAVAGRDYGYPCWTPLLERRLDLALEIISRYAERADQIRALYELIGVDMTVTESVITALALVAVTGGEPMPAIIEAVNMGGDTDTIAAIAGAICGALRGSRAFDVTLVSQVERVNSLDCKKLAIELLELRKTYMQRYSF; this is encoded by the coding sequence GTGCTTAAGCAGTATTTTACGGTCGAACTGGAAAAATACCTTGGCTGCCTTTGGGGTTTAGCTTTAGGCGATGCTATGGGCATGCCGACGGAATTTTTAACTCCGGAAGAAATTGCCAGTAGGTTTGGAGGTAAAGTACAGGAGTTGCGGGAACCTTTAGTTTCCCATCCCCGGGCAGGTTGTCCCGCTGGTGCAGTAACAGACGATACAGGTCAAGCCATCGCGCTGGCTAAGGCCCTTATTACCTATCAGCGCTTGACCCCTGAGTTAGTTGCTAATGCTTTAGTTCAATGGGCAATTGAAGTAGACGCTTTTGGTAAAGGGTTTCTTGGCCCTTCAACAGCTTATGCTCTAAAAGCCCTGCAAAAAGGAGCAACACCTGCCGAGGCTGGTCGTCAAGGTAAAACCAATGGCGGGGCGGTGCGCATAGCACCAGTTGCTCTTGTCTTTAGTGATAATTGGCAGCTGCTGATGGAGCAAACTGCTATTGCCTGTTTACCTACCCATGGTACCACCCTGGCTATTTCGGCGGCCGCTGCTGTTAGTGCAGCTATTGCCGCGGCGTTGGTACCAGGAGCCAGTGTGGAGGATGTTCTGAAGGCCGCGCGCTTGGGGGCTGTGGCCGGCCGCGATTATGGTTACCCCTGTTGGACGCCGTTACTGGAACGACGCTTGGATCTAGCCTTGGAAATTATTTCCCGTTATGCCGAAAGAGCGGACCAGATACGGGCGCTTTATGAGTTAATTGGCGTAGATATGACAGTTACTGAAAGCGTAATTACTGCCCTGGCTCTAGTGGCAGTTACGGGTGGTGAACCAATGCCGGCTATTATAGAAGCTGTTAATATGGGTGGTGATACAGATACCATAGCGGCCATTGCTGGAGCCATTTGTGGAGCCTTAAGAGGTTCTCGGGCTTTTGATGTTACCCTCGTTTCCCAAGTAGAAAGAGTTAATAGCTTAGATTGTAAAAAACTGGCGATAGAGTTATTGGAACTCAGGAAAACGTATATGCAGCGATATTCTTTTTAA
- a CDS encoding MarR family winged helix-turn-helix transcriptional regulator, translated as MRYIRLLELLGRIHGRLARRLAPAFYAEDLSGTEMIVLWKVAKKGPWRVSELASFLGIPPSTFTGILDRLVARGLVERVMDPADRRSFLVRGTPSLKQVLERVASRVEEILDKTLSGWPEEEYRILIKALEGLDRYLDQPLKE; from the coding sequence ATGCGTTACATTCGCTTACTTGAGCTTTTGGGCCGGATACATGGGAGGCTGGCGCGGCGGCTGGCACCGGCTTTCTATGCTGAGGACCTATCGGGTACCGAGATGATCGTATTGTGGAAAGTAGCAAAGAAGGGGCCGTGGCGGGTTAGTGAGCTGGCCAGTTTCCTAGGCATCCCTCCTAGCACCTTTACCGGCATCCTTGATCGCTTAGTAGCGCGGGGGCTAGTAGAGAGGGTAATGGATCCAGCGGACCGGCGGAGCTTCTTGGTGCGAGGTACCCCTTCCCTTAAGCAGGTGCTAGAAAGGGTGGCAAGCCGGGTGGAAGAGATACTGGATAAAACTTTATCCGGTTGGCCAGAAGAAGAGTACCGGATATTAATTAAAGCCTTAGAAGGATTAGATCGCTACTTGGACCAGCCGCTAAAAGAGTGA
- a CDS encoding DHA2 family efflux MFS transporter permease subunit, giving the protein MEEAREKGKLGKSPSSFWALPVLVALIGPFMAILDSSIVNVAIPTIMRVFNTDTATVEWVVTIYMLSLGVVVPLSGWMGDRLGLKRLYILSLAIFTLGSFLCAFSFNIYSLIAARVIQAVGGGMIMPTTMAMIYRMVPRERFGSAMGVFGIAILVAPAIGPTLGGYLVEYVDWRWIFTINLPVGLLGILLSLFFLPEFPGIPIGHLDIGGAVTSGTGLFCLLLALSKGNDWGWRQENTVLLLYTSAVCLGLFVYLELTQENPLLDLRVFRYPTFTLANLMVILTTISLFAGVFYVPLFLQTVKGLGAMETGLLMMPAALTSGLLMPITGRLYDRVGPKPLCLAGLLLLAYTTYQFHNLDIVTSTNSIKFWLVLRSIGMSMAMMPAQTAALAVIPVELVGRASAITNIINRVSGSFGIAVLTAILTNRQALHSAHLAWQITGTNPAVQYFLQQAGPSPSLGLVYLNGIVQRASFIRALNDIFVIMAVLALTGLLPSFFLEKGRDKPSPLVGSE; this is encoded by the coding sequence ATGGAGGAAGCCAGAGAAAAAGGGAAACTAGGGAAAAGCCCTAGTAGCTTTTGGGCTTTACCCGTACTGGTAGCCCTTATCGGGCCCTTCATGGCTATTCTGGATTCAAGCATTGTCAATGTAGCCATCCCCACTATCATGCGCGTGTTTAACACTGACACGGCCACGGTGGAATGGGTAGTCACCATATATATGCTTTCCTTGGGGGTGGTGGTCCCTTTAAGCGGCTGGATGGGTGACCGCCTGGGATTAAAGAGGCTCTACATCCTATCCCTGGCTATATTTACCTTAGGCTCTTTTCTATGCGCTTTTAGCTTTAACATATATTCCCTTATCGCAGCCAGAGTAATCCAGGCTGTGGGGGGAGGTATGATTATGCCTACCACCATGGCCATGATCTACCGCATGGTGCCCCGGGAGCGCTTTGGTAGCGCCATGGGGGTCTTCGGTATAGCTATTCTAGTGGCACCAGCTATCGGACCTACCCTGGGTGGTTATCTGGTAGAGTATGTGGATTGGCGCTGGATTTTCACTATAAACTTACCAGTTGGTTTGCTGGGTATATTGCTTTCCCTTTTCTTCTTGCCAGAATTTCCAGGAATCCCTATCGGCCACCTGGATATAGGCGGGGCAGTTACTTCGGGCACCGGCCTTTTCTGCCTGCTTTTAGCCTTGAGCAAAGGTAACGACTGGGGATGGAGACAAGAGAACACGGTTTTATTACTTTATACAAGCGCTGTCTGCCTGGGACTTTTTGTATATCTGGAGCTTACCCAAGAAAACCCCTTGCTGGACCTCCGAGTGTTCCGTTATCCCACTTTTACTCTAGCTAACCTTATGGTGATCCTCACTACTATAAGCCTTTTCGCCGGTGTATTTTATGTACCTCTTTTTCTCCAGACAGTGAAGGGTTTAGGGGCTATGGAGACAGGTCTTCTCATGATGCCGGCCGCCCTTACCTCCGGCCTCTTGATGCCTATAACTGGTCGCCTTTATGATCGGGTGGGCCCCAAGCCTTTATGTTTGGCTGGCTTACTTCTTCTAGCTTATACTACCTATCAGTTTCATAATTTGGATATAGTTACCTCTACCAATTCTATAAAGTTTTGGCTGGTACTGCGGAGTATAGGCATGTCCATGGCTATGATGCCCGCCCAGACCGCGGCTTTAGCGGTTATCCCTGTGGAGTTGGTGGGGAGGGCTTCGGCTATTACAAACATTATAAACCGTGTTTCGGGTTCCTTCGGCATCGCTGTTTTGACGGCTATCCTTACCAACCGGCAGGCCTTGCACAGCGCCCACTTAGCCTGGCAGATTACAGGGACTAATCCGGCCGTGCAGTATTTTTTGCAGCAGGCCGGACCAAGCCCAAGCCTGGGTCTTGTTTACTTAAACGGGATAGTTCAGAGGGCTTCTTTCATCCGGGCGCTGAATGATATTTTTGTGATTATGGCGGTTTTGGCTTTAACCGGCCTTTTACCTTCCTTTTTTCTAGAAAAAGGGAGAGATAAACCTAGTCCTTTAGTGGGAAGCGAATAG
- a CDS encoding HlyD family secretion protein → MKNKRVKVVFLVLILSLIGAGAIVGYYYYEWRNFVTTEDARVAADMVTVTPEVPGRLVQWNVKESDKVKAGQLLGRQDLEPSLTSTATGPQALAGAAGVMASKAEIRSPISGEIIQSKAVVGSLVSPGTPLAVVADTEHAYISANIKETEINRVKVGQKVEVRIDAYPGRVFSGRVASIGRATTSVFSLLPSQNSSGNYIKVTQVIPVKITLIDAGDIKLFPGMSSTVKIHVR, encoded by the coding sequence ATGAAAAATAAGAGGGTAAAGGTAGTCTTTTTGGTTCTTATACTTTCTCTTATAGGGGCAGGCGCTATAGTAGGATATTACTACTACGAATGGCGAAATTTCGTGACCACAGAGGATGCCCGGGTAGCTGCGGATATGGTGACCGTTACACCGGAAGTGCCGGGGAGGCTGGTGCAATGGAATGTTAAAGAGAGCGATAAGGTAAAGGCCGGCCAGCTCCTTGGCCGCCAGGATCTGGAGCCTAGCCTTACTTCTACTGCTACAGGCCCCCAGGCCTTAGCGGGAGCAGCAGGAGTAATGGCTTCCAAAGCCGAGATACGCTCGCCCATAAGCGGGGAGATCATACAGTCCAAGGCGGTGGTGGGATCCCTTGTTAGCCCGGGTACCCCTTTGGCTGTGGTGGCAGATACTGAACATGCTTATATAAGCGCTAACATCAAGGAAACGGAGATCAATAGAGTAAAGGTGGGCCAAAAGGTGGAGGTGAGGATAGACGCCTACCCAGGGAGGGTGTTCTCGGGTCGGGTGGCCAGCATAGGACGGGCTACTACCTCGGTATTTTCTTTGCTCCCCAGTCAAAATTCAAGCGGCAACTATATAAAAGTAACTCAAGTTATTCCAGTTAAAATCACCCTTATAGATGCTGGAGATATAAAGCTTTTCCCAGGGATGAGTTCTACGGTGAAAATCCATGTTAGATAA
- a CDS encoding efflux RND transporter periplasmic adaptor subunit, translated as MLWGRENLKLFIAIVIILLMILALGLVAYSKEVSQGTSERIPVKVVVVGKGQVESTVEVAGSLLPYRSANVTAKLAGQVSAVHADVGEEVKAGQLLVELDLKELKAQLKQAEAGVEQVKEQAEQAKISIETAKLSREVARLNAETAKADLDNVEKSYSRVKALVEAGAAPQSQLDELETKLFQARKRYEVAQKQYDLAVKQQEAAEKQYAIATGPGLAQAEAAKNVLEAQLTNAQIFSPLSGIVTNRYINPGEIAAPGVPLLSIAETSSLKLFATVPQERVSYLALGQKVSVLVDAFPGKEFKGEIDRIGPLSVSYGQRFPVEIKVANPGELKPGMTAKALFHLKGEEGLIVPASALQREAGEIFVFVIDPQGVARRRAVTLGLGNEEKVTVLKGLSEGEQVAITNVTALQDGMIVKID; from the coding sequence GTGTTATGGGGGAGAGAAAACCTTAAGCTCTTTATAGCCATTGTAATAATACTTCTAATGATTTTGGCCCTGGGGCTCGTAGCTTACAGCAAGGAGGTAAGCCAGGGTACAAGTGAAAGAATCCCTGTAAAGGTAGTAGTGGTGGGCAAGGGCCAAGTGGAGTCTACGGTAGAGGTGGCAGGCTCTTTACTTCCCTATCGTTCGGCTAATGTGACGGCCAAGCTGGCTGGGCAGGTAAGCGCAGTCCACGCGGATGTGGGGGAGGAGGTGAAGGCTGGCCAGCTTTTAGTAGAGCTAGATTTAAAAGAATTAAAGGCTCAGCTTAAGCAGGCAGAAGCAGGAGTGGAGCAAGTAAAAGAGCAGGCTGAGCAGGCCAAGATAAGCATTGAAACGGCCAAGCTAAGTAGAGAAGTCGCTAGGCTTAACGCTGAAACGGCTAAAGCGGACCTGGACAATGTGGAGAAAAGTTACAGCCGTGTGAAGGCTTTAGTAGAGGCAGGTGCTGCTCCGCAAAGTCAATTGGATGAGCTAGAGACTAAGCTTTTCCAGGCAAGAAAACGTTACGAGGTAGCCCAAAAGCAGTATGATCTGGCGGTTAAGCAGCAGGAAGCTGCGGAAAAGCAATATGCTATAGCCACCGGACCGGGCTTGGCCCAGGCAGAGGCAGCTAAGAATGTGCTGGAAGCCCAGCTGACCAACGCCCAAATATTTTCACCTTTGAGTGGCATAGTAACCAACCGTTACATAAACCCAGGGGAGATAGCGGCGCCAGGCGTCCCCCTTTTAAGTATAGCGGAAACGTCCTCTTTAAAGCTTTTCGCCACGGTACCCCAAGAAAGGGTATCTTATCTGGCCCTGGGGCAAAAGGTTTCTGTGTTAGTAGATGCTTTTCCAGGGAAGGAATTTAAAGGAGAGATAGATAGAATAGGGCCTTTGTCTGTCTCTTATGGGCAGCGCTTTCCAGTAGAGATAAAGGTGGCTAATCCAGGCGAGCTTAAGCCCGGCATGACGGCTAAAGCCCTATTCCACCTTAAGGGAGAAGAGGGTCTAATAGTGCCGGCCAGTGCCCTCCAAAGGGAGGCGGGAGAGATTTTTGTATTTGTAATAGATCCCCAAGGAGTGGCGCGGCGGAGGGCGGTTACTTTGGGACTGGGCAATGAAGAAAAAGTAACGGTTCTTAAGGGTTTAAGCGAGGGGGAACAGGTAGCCATTACCAATGTAACGGCTTTGCAGGATGGGATGATAGTAAAAATAGACTAG
- a CDS encoding efflux RND transporter periplasmic adaptor subunit has translation MGSRRRLLLIFLTFSLLAASCGKRGPQETEEPKVAVELKKAELGSITRLASATGIIAAREEVKVGAPLPGRLTKVYVQVGDRVKAGDVVAELDNEDVKARLDQAKAGLEQARAALSQLEANRAQLEANLRQAEANASNSRANWERVKALYEAGAASKQQLEQAQTAMEVSQAQVEAARAALEALKAQRSALSSQVASAEAVVRQAEVALSNTYIKAPVEGVVTAKLLNPGEIAQGPILQLSTDKDIEVNFQVTERDINFLKEGAEVKILVPALGREFKGRISTFSPAADQRTRSYTVKAKFTSSPEGLHPGMTAIIYYLTERVDNAVLVPKNAVVKRGAQDIVFTVEEGRAVGRPVTLGIADSEKVEIKEGLAAGTPIVVKGQDFLSEGQLVEVVKGE, from the coding sequence ATGGGTTCTAGGCGAAGATTACTGCTGATTTTTTTAACTTTTAGCCTGTTAGCTGCAAGTTGTGGTAAAAGAGGCCCCCAGGAAACTGAAGAGCCTAAAGTAGCGGTGGAACTTAAGAAAGCGGAGTTAGGAAGTATTACGCGCCTGGCCAGCGCTACCGGGATTATTGCAGCCCGGGAGGAGGTGAAGGTGGGAGCCCCTTTACCAGGCCGCCTGACTAAAGTGTATGTGCAGGTGGGCGACAGGGTAAAGGCAGGGGATGTGGTGGCTGAGCTAGATAATGAAGACGTAAAAGCCAGGCTAGATCAAGCGAAGGCAGGGTTAGAACAAGCTCGGGCGGCTTTGAGCCAGCTGGAGGCCAACCGTGCCCAGTTGGAAGCTAATTTGCGTCAGGCGGAAGCCAATGCCAGTAACAGCCGTGCTAATTGGGAAAGGGTTAAAGCCCTTTATGAAGCCGGGGCAGCTTCTAAACAGCAGCTGGAGCAAGCCCAGACGGCCATGGAAGTAAGCCAAGCCCAGGTGGAGGCGGCTAGGGCGGCTCTGGAAGCCCTTAAAGCCCAGCGTTCTGCCCTTTCTTCCCAGGTGGCTAGTGCCGAAGCTGTGGTACGCCAGGCGGAAGTGGCCTTATCTAACACCTACATAAAAGCTCCGGTAGAAGGCGTGGTAACAGCTAAGCTTTTAAATCCAGGGGAGATAGCTCAGGGTCCTATTTTGCAATTGTCTACGGATAAAGATATAGAAGTCAACTTCCAAGTGACGGAGCGAGACATAAATTTCTTAAAAGAAGGTGCAGAGGTTAAGATATTAGTACCAGCGCTAGGACGGGAATTTAAGGGTAGGATAAGCACTTTTAGCCCCGCGGCGGACCAGCGGACACGGTCTTACACAGTTAAAGCGAAATTTACCAGTAGCCCTGAAGGATTACACCCTGGCATGACAGCCATTATCTATTATCTCACTGAGCGGGTGGATAACGCTGTCCTGGTGCCCAAGAATGCAGTAGTCAAAAGAGGAGCCCAGGATATAGTGTTTACTGTGGAAGAAGGCCGGGCTGTAGGCCGGCCGGTTACCCTGGGGATCGCGGACAGCGAGAAGGTAGAGATAAAAGAGGGCCTGGCTGCAGGCACTCCTATAGTAGTAAAGGGCCAGGATTTCTTGAGTGAAGGTCAATTGGTGGAAGTGGTGAAAGGGGAATGA
- a CDS encoding efflux RND transporter permease subunit, producing MNLPRLAVNRPVAVLMSILAAMLLGMVALTRLPIDLLPELNLPYAAVITNYQGAGPEEVEKSISKPLEEALGTVHGIKNIRSMSMMGTSVLVLEFEWGTNMDFATLEMRERIDRVQGFLPDGADKPMVVKMDPNMMPVMTLALYGDKDEARLKDLAENIVKKRLERLEGVAAVSVTGGFKREIQVLVYPERLNFFGLSLAQVVQTLAGENTTFAAGKVEDAGKNVLVRVTGEFKSLEEIERIGFPTSGGGIVRLKDIAKVEDTHAERTSLALLDGRPAIGLSIQKQAGANTVAISREVKKAISEMASSLPPGVKVEPIVDNAKYIEAAIQGIYRDMLWGSLLAMALILLFLRNFKSTLVIGLTIPVSVITTFVLLYFDRLNLNLITLGGLSLGIGRMVDDAIVVFDNIYRHRQLGEEPVQAAISGTGEVANAVVASTLTTIGVFLPVAFVQGLASQLFTPMAFTVALSLLASLAVSLTVTPMLAARILAGELPKEERTGRGLWQVLWSGSWLTSLTSFYKRALQWSLNHRPAVILFTLAIFTGGLALIPAVGVEFFPASDEGTINISLELPKGTLLSETSRVAERIVEIIKGEPEVKSIYEVVGGSTSQMSILSGETPEIASITVRLVDRSERRRSSEEVASALRRKLRQIPGAKITVTAASGFESGGLTQAPVQVDIHGDDLFTLKELALQVKQIVSQVPGTVGVESSFTQGRPQVEVIVDREKAALYNLSSAQVGNIVASAVGGKVATRYRVGGEEYDVRVQLPLSSRRTLMDLENLTVPSPLGIQVPLKEVARFKIDTTPSTINRYNQERVASVTANISGRPLGDVIQDIRRGLSELKLPPGYRFEFTGQNKMMLESFGQLGMALVMAILLVYMIMAAQFESLFHPFIIMFSIPISLTGVVLALLLTRRTFSVTAFLGVIMLAGVVLSNAIVLVDYINLLRRRGLPREEAILQAGATRLRPILLTAFTTILAMLPLAVGLGEGAEMQAPLATAVSGGLLVSTLLTLVFIPVLYTLLEDLGIRLFCRFKVSKGMGA from the coding sequence ATGAACCTACCCCGGTTAGCTGTAAACCGGCCGGTGGCCGTACTTATGAGCATCCTGGCGGCCATGCTTTTAGGTATGGTAGCTTTAACCCGCCTCCCGATAGACCTTTTGCCGGAGCTAAATTTACCTTATGCGGCAGTGATAACAAACTACCAAGGGGCAGGACCAGAAGAGGTGGAGAAGTCCATAAGCAAGCCTCTAGAGGAGGCCCTGGGCACTGTCCACGGGATAAAAAACATCCGCTCTATGAGCATGATGGGTACCTCCGTATTGGTTTTAGAGTTTGAATGGGGTACTAATATGGACTTTGCTACCCTGGAGATGCGGGAGAGGATCGACCGGGTCCAGGGGTTTTTACCCGACGGGGCAGACAAGCCCATGGTGGTTAAAATGGACCCCAATATGATGCCCGTGATGACCCTGGCTTTATACGGGGATAAGGATGAGGCGCGGCTTAAGGATCTGGCCGAAAATATAGTTAAAAAGAGGCTTGAGCGGCTAGAAGGGGTAGCAGCTGTCAGCGTAACGGGAGGCTTTAAGCGGGAAATACAAGTGCTGGTATACCCTGAACGCCTAAACTTTTTCGGGCTCTCCCTCGCCCAGGTGGTTCAAACCCTGGCGGGGGAAAACACCACTTTTGCTGCAGGCAAAGTGGAGGATGCCGGTAAAAATGTACTAGTACGGGTCACGGGAGAATTCAAAAGCTTAGAAGAGATAGAAAGAATAGGCTTTCCCACTTCGGGTGGAGGGATCGTACGCTTAAAGGATATAGCTAAAGTAGAGGATACCCATGCCGAACGCACAAGCCTTGCCTTGCTGGATGGCAGGCCGGCCATAGGTTTATCCATACAGAAGCAGGCGGGGGCCAATACAGTGGCCATCTCCCGGGAAGTGAAGAAAGCTATAAGTGAGATGGCCAGTAGTTTACCCCCGGGGGTAAAGGTAGAGCCCATAGTGGACAATGCCAAGTACATAGAGGCAGCCATCCAGGGGATATACCGGGATATGCTTTGGGGTAGCCTCCTGGCCATGGCCTTAATCCTCCTTTTTCTTAGAAACTTTAAGTCTACCCTGGTCATCGGCCTTACCATACCTGTTTCCGTGATCACTACCTTTGTCCTTCTTTACTTTGACCGCCTTAATTTGAACCTTATAACCCTAGGAGGGCTCTCCTTAGGTATAGGCCGCATGGTGGATGATGCTATCGTAGTATTTGACAATATCTACCGTCACCGCCAGCTAGGGGAGGAACCGGTCCAGGCGGCCATAAGCGGGACCGGAGAGGTGGCCAACGCAGTGGTGGCTTCCACCCTTACCACCATAGGTGTCTTTTTGCCGGTGGCCTTTGTCCAAGGGTTGGCCTCCCAGCTTTTCACGCCTATGGCCTTTACCGTGGCCTTATCCCTTCTGGCCTCCCTGGCTGTATCTCTAACCGTTACTCCTATGCTGGCTGCCCGTATCCTGGCCGGAGAATTGCCTAAAGAAGAAAGAACAGGGCGGGGCCTTTGGCAGGTGCTCTGGTCTGGCTCCTGGCTTACCTCTTTAACCTCTTTTTATAAGCGGGCCCTACAGTGGAGTTTAAACCACCGGCCGGCTGTGATCTTATTTACTTTAGCTATTTTTACCGGCGGGCTAGCTTTAATCCCGGCAGTGGGAGTAGAGTTTTTCCCCGCTTCGGATGAAGGAACTATAAATATTAGCCTGGAATTACCTAAAGGTACTCTTCTATCTGAGACCTCTCGGGTTGCAGAGAGAATAGTGGAAATAATTAAGGGGGAACCCGAGGTTAAGAGTATTTACGAGGTAGTAGGCGGTTCTACAAGCCAGATGAGTATTTTAAGCGGGGAGACACCGGAGATAGCCAGCATAACGGTGAGGCTGGTAGACCGGTCGGAAAGGCGGCGCAGTTCAGAAGAAGTAGCCTCGGCCTTGCGCCGGAAGCTAAGGCAGATCCCTGGGGCTAAAATTACAGTGACCGCGGCCTCGGGCTTTGAGAGCGGGGGTCTGACACAAGCGCCGGTGCAGGTGGATATCCACGGGGATGATTTGTTTACTCTGAAAGAGTTGGCTCTGCAGGTTAAACAAATAGTATCTCAGGTACCGGGGACAGTGGGGGTGGAGAGCTCCTTTACCCAGGGCAGGCCCCAGGTAGAGGTAATAGTCGACCGCGAGAAGGCTGCCCTCTATAATTTGTCTTCCGCGCAAGTGGGGAACATTGTAGCTTCAGCTGTGGGAGGGAAAGTGGCTACCCGCTACCGCGTGGGAGGAGAAGAGTACGATGTAAGAGTCCAGTTACCCCTTTCTTCCCGCCGCACCTTAATGGATCTAGAAAACCTTACCGTACCTTCTCCCCTAGGGATCCAAGTGCCTCTAAAAGAAGTGGCCCGCTTTAAAATAGATACCACCCCCTCTACCATAAATCGCTACAATCAAGAGAGGGTAGCTAGCGTCACCGCCAACATATCGGGTCGGCCTTTAGGGGATGTTATACAGGATATAAGGAGAGGCTTGAGCGAGCTTAAGCTTCCACCGGGTTATCGGTTTGAATTTACCGGCCAGAACAAGATGATGCTGGAATCCTTTGGCCAGCTAGGCATGGCTTTAGTGATGGCTATCCTTTTGGTGTACATGATCATGGCCGCCCAGTTTGAATCCTTATTTCATCCTTTTATAATCATGTTTTCCATTCCTATCTCCTTAACGGGAGTAGTCCTCGCTTTGCTCTTAACTCGCCGCACCTTTAGCGTCACCGCTTTCCTAGGAGTTATAATGCTGGCAGGGGTAGTGCTATCTAACGCTATCGTGCTGGTGGATTATATTAACCTTTTGCGCCGCCGGGGGCTGCCCCGGGAAGAGGCTATCCTGCAAGCTGGGGCTACTAGACTGCGGCCCATACTGCTAACCGCTTTTACTACTATCCTAGCCATGCTTCCTTTAGCAGTAGGGCTGGGGGAGGGAGCTGAAATGCAGGCGCCCCTGGCCACGGCTGTTAGCGGGGGACTTTTGGTTTCTACCCTTTTGACCCTGGTATTTATACCTGTGCTGTATACCCTCCTTGAGGATTTAGGAATAAGGCTTTTCTGCCGTTTTAAGGTAAGCAAGGGGATGGGCGCATAA
- a CDS encoding RNA polymerase sigma factor — protein sequence MPEVETLIAKVQEGDTSAFEELVMLYKDKVYSLALTLTGNHVDAEDLTQEIFFKIYISLPEFAQGKGSFEAWVHRMGVNLWIDWWRRRRKIRSFSLEGVMDSKEEGGKWEIPDDKDDVQETVAKREFWRAVWKAYRELPESYRLTLKLRAIDELSYKEIAATLGESEAAVKSRLNRSRQLLKEKLKSLGYLS from the coding sequence ATGCCTGAAGTTGAGACTCTAATAGCCAAGGTGCAGGAGGGGGATACTTCTGCCTTTGAGGAGCTGGTGATGCTTTATAAGGATAAAGTATATTCCCTAGCCCTTACTTTAACAGGAAACCATGTAGATGCAGAAGATCTGACCCAGGAAATTTTCTTTAAAATTTATATCTCGCTCCCGGAATTTGCTCAGGGGAAAGGGAGTTTTGAGGCGTGGGTACATAGGATGGGGGTTAACCTTTGGATAGACTGGTGGAGGCGGCGGAGGAAAATCCGGAGTTTTTCCTTAGAAGGGGTAATGGATTCCAAGGAAGAAGGGGGGAAGTGGGAAATACCTGACGATAAAGATGATGTCCAGGAGACAGTGGCTAAGCGAGAATTTTGGCGAGCAGTGTGGAAGGCTTATAGAGAGCTCCCAGAGAGCTACCGCCTTACCTTAAAGCTAAGAGCTATCGATGAGCTTTCCTATAAAGAAATAGCCGCTACCTTAGGCGAAAGCGAGGCGGCAGTGAAGTCCCGCTTAAACCGTAGCCGCCAGCTACTTAAAGAAAAGCTTAAAAGCTTGGGATACCTTTCCTAA